One genomic window of Monodelphis domestica isolate mMonDom1 chromosome 1, mMonDom1.pri, whole genome shotgun sequence includes the following:
- the LOC100012041 gene encoding dual specificity protein phosphatase 13-like isoform X1, whose translation MQRRRGEKLRLWLTFPRSDGKVHAYERARTRTAMGCPPLFSRMDSLQRQDLRRPKIHGATRVSTQNLAPYQTPTLAYLQRLLWIRRATSMSHINEVWPNLYLGDAYAARDKSKLCQLGVTHIVNVAAGRFHVDTGTKFYRGMPVDYYGIEADDNPFFDLSIYFLPAARYIRTALSNQGRVFVHCAMGVSRSATLVLAYLMICENMTLVEAIQTVQTHRDICPNSGFLRQLQVLDSRLGRDMGRL comes from the exons ATgcaaaggaggagaggagaaaaattaaGGCTGTGGCTAACCTTTCCTCGGTCAGATGGGAAGGTTCACGCCTATGAGAG ggcCCGCACAAGGACAGCAATGGGATGCCCTCCCCTGTTTTCCAGGATGGATTCACTGCAGAGACAGGACCTGCGGAGGCCCAAGATCCATGGGGCAACCCGAGTTAGCACCCAGAACCTCGCCCCCTACCAGACACCCACTCTGGCCTACCTACAGCGTCTGCTGTGGATTCGAAGGGCCACCTCAATGAGCCACATCAATGAGGTCTGGCCCAACCTCTACCTGGGAGACGC ATACGCAGCCCGGGATAAGAGTAAACTGTGCCAGCTGGGTGTCACCCACATTGTGAATGTGGCTGCTGGCAGGTTCCACGTTGACACGGGCACCAAATTCTACCGAGGGATGCCCGTGGATTATTACGGGATTGAGGCTGATGACAATCCCTTCTTTGACCTTAGCATTTACTTTCTGCCTGCAGCAAGATACATCAGAACAGCTCTCAGCAATCAAG GCCGTGTATTCGTGCACTGTGCCATGGGGGTCAGCCGGTCTGCCACACTTGTCCTGGCATACCTCATGATCTGTGAAAATATGACCCTGGTAGAGGCCATTCAGACTGTGCAGACCCACCGAGACATTTGCCCCAACTCAGGTTTCCTCAGGCAGCTCCAGGTCCTCGACAGTCGGCTGGGGCGGGATATGGGGAGACTCTGA
- the LOC100012041 gene encoding dual specificity protein phosphatase 13-like isoform X4 — translation MDSLQRQDLRRPKIHGATRVSTQNLAPYQTPTLAYLQRLLWIRRATSMSHINEVWPNLYLGDAYAARDKSKLCQLGVTHIVNVAAGRFHVDTGTKFYRGMPVDYYGIEADDNPFFDLSIYFLPAARYIRTALSNQGRVFVHCAMGVSRSATLVLAYLMICENMTLVEAIQTVQTHRDICPNSGFLRQLQVLDSRLGRDMGRL, via the exons ATGGATTCACTGCAGAGACAGGACCTGCGGAGGCCCAAGATCCATGGGGCAACCCGAGTTAGCACCCAGAACCTCGCCCCCTACCAGACACCCACTCTGGCCTACCTACAGCGTCTGCTGTGGATTCGAAGGGCCACCTCAATGAGCCACATCAATGAGGTCTGGCCCAACCTCTACCTGGGAGACGC ATACGCAGCCCGGGATAAGAGTAAACTGTGCCAGCTGGGTGTCACCCACATTGTGAATGTGGCTGCTGGCAGGTTCCACGTTGACACGGGCACCAAATTCTACCGAGGGATGCCCGTGGATTATTACGGGATTGAGGCTGATGACAATCCCTTCTTTGACCTTAGCATTTACTTTCTGCCTGCAGCAAGATACATCAGAACAGCTCTCAGCAATCAAG GCCGTGTATTCGTGCACTGTGCCATGGGGGTCAGCCGGTCTGCCACACTTGTCCTGGCATACCTCATGATCTGTGAAAATATGACCCTGGTAGAGGCCATTCAGACTGTGCAGACCCACCGAGACATTTGCCCCAACTCAGGTTTCCTCAGGCAGCTCCAGGTCCTCGACAGTCGGCTGGGGCGGGATATGGGGAGACTCTGA
- the LOC100012041 gene encoding dual specificity protein phosphatase 13-like isoform X2: MQRRRGEKLRLWLTFPRSDGKVHAYERMDSLQRQDLRRPKIHGATRVSTQNLAPYQTPTLAYLQRLLWIRRATSMSHINEVWPNLYLGDAYAARDKSKLCQLGVTHIVNVAAGRFHVDTGTKFYRGMPVDYYGIEADDNPFFDLSIYFLPAARYIRTALSNQGRVFVHCAMGVSRSATLVLAYLMICENMTLVEAIQTVQTHRDICPNSGFLRQLQVLDSRLGRDMGRL, from the exons ATgcaaaggaggagaggagaaaaattaaGGCTGTGGCTAACCTTTCCTCGGTCAGATGGGAAGGTTCACGCCTATGAGAG GATGGATTCACTGCAGAGACAGGACCTGCGGAGGCCCAAGATCCATGGGGCAACCCGAGTTAGCACCCAGAACCTCGCCCCCTACCAGACACCCACTCTGGCCTACCTACAGCGTCTGCTGTGGATTCGAAGGGCCACCTCAATGAGCCACATCAATGAGGTCTGGCCCAACCTCTACCTGGGAGACGC ATACGCAGCCCGGGATAAGAGTAAACTGTGCCAGCTGGGTGTCACCCACATTGTGAATGTGGCTGCTGGCAGGTTCCACGTTGACACGGGCACCAAATTCTACCGAGGGATGCCCGTGGATTATTACGGGATTGAGGCTGATGACAATCCCTTCTTTGACCTTAGCATTTACTTTCTGCCTGCAGCAAGATACATCAGAACAGCTCTCAGCAATCAAG GCCGTGTATTCGTGCACTGTGCCATGGGGGTCAGCCGGTCTGCCACACTTGTCCTGGCATACCTCATGATCTGTGAAAATATGACCCTGGTAGAGGCCATTCAGACTGTGCAGACCCACCGAGACATTTGCCCCAACTCAGGTTTCCTCAGGCAGCTCCAGGTCCTCGACAGTCGGCTGGGGCGGGATATGGGGAGACTCTGA
- the LOC100012041 gene encoding dual specificity protein phosphatase 13-like isoform X3 yields MGCPPLFSRMDSLQRQDLRRPKIHGATRVSTQNLAPYQTPTLAYLQRLLWIRRATSMSHINEVWPNLYLGDAYAARDKSKLCQLGVTHIVNVAAGRFHVDTGTKFYRGMPVDYYGIEADDNPFFDLSIYFLPAARYIRTALSNQGRVFVHCAMGVSRSATLVLAYLMICENMTLVEAIQTVQTHRDICPNSGFLRQLQVLDSRLGRDMGRL; encoded by the exons ATGGGATGCCCTCCCCTGTTTTCCAGGATGGATTCACTGCAGAGACAGGACCTGCGGAGGCCCAAGATCCATGGGGCAACCCGAGTTAGCACCCAGAACCTCGCCCCCTACCAGACACCCACTCTGGCCTACCTACAGCGTCTGCTGTGGATTCGAAGGGCCACCTCAATGAGCCACATCAATGAGGTCTGGCCCAACCTCTACCTGGGAGACGC ATACGCAGCCCGGGATAAGAGTAAACTGTGCCAGCTGGGTGTCACCCACATTGTGAATGTGGCTGCTGGCAGGTTCCACGTTGACACGGGCACCAAATTCTACCGAGGGATGCCCGTGGATTATTACGGGATTGAGGCTGATGACAATCCCTTCTTTGACCTTAGCATTTACTTTCTGCCTGCAGCAAGATACATCAGAACAGCTCTCAGCAATCAAG GCCGTGTATTCGTGCACTGTGCCATGGGGGTCAGCCGGTCTGCCACACTTGTCCTGGCATACCTCATGATCTGTGAAAATATGACCCTGGTAGAGGCCATTCAGACTGTGCAGACCCACCGAGACATTTGCCCCAACTCAGGTTTCCTCAGGCAGCTCCAGGTCCTCGACAGTCGGCTGGGGCGGGATATGGGGAGACTCTGA